One Mycobacterium paraseoulense genomic window, GCCACCGTGCAGTCGATGTAGGCCAGCGACCCGTCGATGATCGGCGAGCCGAGTTCCGAAGGGTGCCAGTCGATCCCGGCGAACTTGTCCGGCTCCTTCGATCCGAACCGCGCCGACACGTCCTTCTGCTTTTCCCTGAGCACGTTCACGCAGAACCGGCCGGTGGCCTCGATGGCCTGCCAGGACCGCGACACCTTCGTGGGGCAGAAGAGCACCAAGGGCGGGTCCAGCGACAGTGCCGCGAAGGACTGGCAGGCGAAGCCGACCGGAACGTCGTCGTGCACCGT contains:
- the hsaB gene encoding 3-hydroxy-9,10-secoandrosta-1,3,5(10)-triene-9,17-dione monooxygenase reductase subunit produces the protein MSAPIDPRAFRQVLGQFCTGITIITTVHDDVPVGFACQSFAALSLDPPLVLFCPTKVSRSWQAIEATGRFCVNVLREKQKDVSARFGSKEPDKFAGIDWHPSELGSPIIDGSLAYIDCTVASVHDGGDHFVVFGAVQSLSEAPKIKPRPLLFYRGDYTGIEPDKTTPAQWRDDLEAFLTATTQDTWL